From the genome of Cytobacillus firmus, one region includes:
- a CDS encoding fumarylacetoacetate hydrolase family protein: MRIIRYLKGNEKQLAAVTNANEAADLPFSDFMSLIAKAREDNKTAFDIVKQIADKSEKLPLENLQLTTPIDAPEVWASGVTYKKSREARNYEATQGKLDRETFYDKVYDAVRPEIFFKSTSARTVGPNDPVYLRSDSNWQIPEPELGLVIDKDGKVLGYTAGNDMSCRDIEGENPLYLPQAKVWKNSCSIGPAIVLAETVSDPYEFQIICRIYRDEELVFYGDAQVSQLKRTLDELVQYLVLDNQIFDGTVLLTGTCVVPPNEFTLAENDRIEIEIPGIGILNNPVVQSEKVGQAAKG, encoded by the coding sequence ATGAGAATTATCCGCTATCTAAAAGGAAATGAAAAACAACTGGCAGCTGTAACGAATGCGAATGAAGCAGCCGACCTTCCATTCAGCGATTTTATGTCACTGATTGCTAAAGCACGCGAAGATAACAAAACAGCGTTTGATATTGTAAAACAAATTGCCGATAAATCAGAAAAACTGCCGCTGGAAAATCTTCAGTTAACCACTCCAATTGATGCTCCGGAAGTTTGGGCTTCAGGCGTAACCTATAAAAAAAGCAGGGAAGCGCGAAACTATGAAGCGACACAAGGAAAGCTTGACAGAGAGACCTTCTATGACAAAGTCTATGATGCTGTGCGTCCGGAAATCTTTTTCAAGTCAACATCTGCAAGAACGGTAGGTCCCAATGATCCTGTATATCTTCGATCCGATTCCAACTGGCAAATCCCGGAGCCTGAGCTGGGGCTTGTCATTGATAAAGATGGCAAGGTGCTTGGCTATACGGCTGGAAATGATATGAGCTGCCGGGATATAGAAGGGGAAAATCCTCTGTATCTGCCGCAGGCAAAGGTTTGGAAGAATTCCTGCTCCATAGGGCCGGCCATTGTATTGGCCGAGACTGTTTCAGATCCTTATGAATTTCAGATTATTTGCCGCATCTACCGGGATGAAGAGCTTGTATTTTATGGAGATGCCCAAGTCAGCCAGCTGAAGCGCACTCTGGATGAGCTGGTCCAATACCTGGTGCTGGATAACCAAATCTTTGACGGAACGGTCCTTCTTACAGGAACCTGCGTTGTGCCGCCAAACGAATTTACTTTAGCGGAAAATGACCGGATTGAAATTGAAATCCCTGGCATTGGCATCCTGAATAACCCGGTTGTCCAAAGTGAAAAAGTGGGGCAAGCCGCTAAGGGGTGA
- a CDS encoding TRAP transporter large permease, whose amino-acid sequence MAGVLFGSFAAFLFLTVPIGIAIGLAVLFTILYTGSMPVEFLMKELTNSVDSFPLLAVPYFIIAGEIMGKGGISKRLFNVADSMVGNKTGGIAMATIITCMFFAAISGSGPATVAAIGGIMIPAMVQKGYDKRFATAVVAAAGSIGVIIPPSIPMVIYGVSGSVSIGDMFIAGIIPGILVGIGLMVYSYIHSKKMGYTGSNQETTLKGILTALWQAKWALMIPIVILGGIYGGIFTPTEAAVVAVVFGLIVSVFVYKELKLKDLPQIFVDSALTTASVLVIVGAATAFGRLLTLEQIPNQIAEAMISISSEPLIIMMLITLLLLIVGCFMDTIAAIIILTPILLPVALQIGYDPIHFGIIMIVNLAIGFITPPLGVNLFVGAGISGLSLEQLSKAIVPFFFAMVFTLLIIIVIPQISLLFL is encoded by the coding sequence ATGGCAGGGGTATTATTTGGTTCATTTGCCGCATTTCTATTTTTAACTGTTCCAATAGGAATCGCAATCGGGTTAGCCGTATTATTCACCATTTTATATACCGGCAGTATGCCAGTTGAATTCCTGATGAAAGAATTAACCAACTCAGTTGACTCTTTTCCGCTGCTGGCTGTTCCATACTTTATTATCGCTGGCGAAATCATGGGGAAGGGCGGAATATCCAAGCGCCTGTTCAATGTAGCTGATTCAATGGTCGGCAATAAAACGGGCGGGATTGCAATGGCAACGATCATCACTTGTATGTTTTTTGCAGCTATATCCGGTTCCGGTCCGGCAACCGTTGCAGCGATCGGCGGAATAATGATACCGGCCATGGTTCAAAAAGGGTATGATAAACGTTTTGCGACTGCAGTTGTTGCAGCAGCGGGGTCAATTGGCGTCATTATTCCTCCGAGTATTCCAATGGTTATATACGGTGTTTCCGGCAGTGTTTCAATCGGGGATATGTTTATTGCCGGAATCATTCCAGGGATATTAGTGGGAATTGGATTAATGGTTTATTCTTATATCCATTCTAAAAAAATGGGCTATACGGGATCAAATCAAGAAACAACCTTAAAAGGCATCCTAACAGCTCTTTGGCAAGCTAAATGGGCCCTTATGATTCCGATTGTTATTTTAGGGGGCATATATGGCGGTATCTTCACACCAACAGAAGCAGCCGTTGTTGCTGTTGTTTTCGGCTTAATCGTCAGTGTGTTCGTATATAAAGAATTAAAGCTCAAAGATTTGCCGCAGATTTTCGTTGATTCTGCCTTAACGACTGCATCAGTATTGGTTATTGTTGGAGCCGCTACAGCATTTGGCCGGTTATTGACACTTGAACAAATACCAAATCAAATTGCTGAAGCCATGATTTCCATTTCGAGCGAGCCGCTTATTATCATGATGCTCATTACCTTATTGCTCTTAATTGTAGGGTGTTTCATGGACACGATTGCAGCAATTATCATTTTAACGCCAATCCTCCTGCCGGTTGCCCTTCAAATCGGGTACGATCCGATTCATTTCGGGATTATTATGATCGTAAACCTGGCAATTGGGTTCATAACACCGCCGCTAGGAGTAAACCTGTTTGTAGGTGCAGGGATTTCAGGGCTGTCACTGGAACAGTTATCTAAGGCAATTGTGCCATTTTTCTTTGCAATGGTATTCACACTGCTGATCATTATTGTCATTCCGCAGATTTCACTCTTGTTCTTATAA
- a CDS encoding dihydroxy-acid dehydratase domain-containing protein: MTHLYPLIDNPVNPYRDNVQGKANEPITVAGLLDRAKQTLGSSYEGGKPDWTLEEIYNRLEVNAPRIAIIGGSSDHPAHIMDYQTSARAAIRIWQNGGVPFYFSTPVMCDGTAQSNQGMSYSLQSRNAVAQMVVNQLEAHSYHGAFVIQGCDKQPLGVVSALAHVDRVRRSRGEAPFFATFAPAHVLEGGSIPDDVIAELEELAKKAELNGAADVAADLRDTMAYILQCSSNTAFQGVFERAYERGILTKEQHKYFEMRLAVATCDGQGGVCAFNGTGNSSRHLVAGLGLVHPAVELLTDPPTQRQINSVLDSFATMINEEKYGVSNIVAANIKNAIRIHSASGGSTNLMMHIVAGMLYGGYNFSLWDLDHIHHEHPIPDLFDYSLTEGRDIYSLAMQCCSGTSRGMETLFYELLEHGVPMDQDAPTVAARTWRERLAITRSLQALNVKENPVILSAEAPRRAFSGVDVLQGNFFESAVVKISGMPTPQLDQFDDKLAFVLYFENEDDANRSLLDSNLLNDIKKDKLFDHNLLLETLKYNNRGEWELLKEESYEKLFDEMAEKGILKISVVIAGQGPVAFGMPEMFTPMQHINANRVMKKVATIISDGRYSGVTYGAAIGHMTPEGYEGGGIGFLQTGDVVHLQLRGRRIDFVDKTQLFAGKVVHAFTDSLKADRQSLVEERKQRMKARQKLVAASNRMYGHTDAANGVVPLAVAEDAVLDYETDVLLQEAGTVAN, translated from the coding sequence ATGACACATTTATACCCGCTTATAGATAATCCTGTAAATCCATACCGTGACAATGTGCAGGGAAAAGCAAATGAACCGATTACGGTAGCTGGACTGCTGGACCGGGCAAAACAGACACTTGGTTCTTCCTATGAAGGAGGAAAGCCGGATTGGACACTCGAGGAAATTTACAACCGCCTTGAAGTAAATGCTCCGCGAATTGCCATTATCGGAGGTTCATCTGACCATCCCGCTCACATCATGGACTATCAGACCTCTGCACGTGCAGCCATCCGCATCTGGCAGAATGGCGGGGTTCCCTTTTATTTTTCCACCCCGGTTATGTGTGATGGCACTGCCCAAAGCAATCAGGGGATGAGCTATTCCCTTCAAAGCAGGAACGCTGTTGCCCAAATGGTCGTCAATCAGCTTGAAGCACATAGTTATCATGGTGCATTCGTCATTCAAGGCTGTGATAAGCAGCCGCTGGGCGTTGTCAGTGCGCTGGCACATGTTGATCGGGTAAGACGCAGCCGCGGAGAAGCTCCATTTTTTGCAACATTTGCCCCTGCACATGTTCTCGAAGGCGGATCGATTCCGGACGATGTAATCGCAGAGCTTGAAGAGCTGGCGAAAAAAGCTGAATTGAATGGAGCGGCTGATGTGGCGGCTGATTTGCGTGACACAATGGCATATATTTTGCAATGTTCATCAAATACAGCGTTCCAGGGTGTGTTCGAGCGTGCATATGAGCGGGGCATCTTAACAAAGGAACAGCATAAGTATTTTGAAATGAGGCTGGCAGTTGCGACATGTGATGGACAGGGAGGGGTTTGTGCCTTTAATGGAACTGGAAATAGCTCCAGGCATCTTGTAGCTGGACTGGGCCTTGTTCATCCGGCGGTGGAGCTTCTGACAGATCCGCCGACACAAAGGCAGATCAATTCGGTTCTTGACAGCTTTGCCACTATGATTAATGAAGAAAAGTATGGTGTTTCCAATATTGTGGCTGCCAATATCAAGAATGCGATCCGCATTCATAGTGCATCCGGCGGTTCTACTAACCTGATGATGCATATTGTTGCGGGCATGCTCTATGGCGGATACAATTTTAGTCTATGGGATTTGGACCACATACATCATGAGCATCCTATTCCGGATTTGTTTGACTACAGTCTGACAGAAGGCCGTGATATTTACTCGCTCGCCATGCAGTGCTGCAGCGGAACGAGCAGGGGAATGGAAACGCTGTTTTACGAATTGCTTGAACATGGTGTACCGATGGATCAGGATGCGCCAACAGTTGCAGCCCGAACCTGGAGAGAGCGTCTCGCCATCACAAGAAGCCTCCAGGCATTAAATGTAAAAGAAAATCCTGTTATATTATCTGCTGAAGCACCGCGCAGGGCATTTAGCGGAGTGGACGTCCTGCAGGGCAATTTCTTTGAAAGCGCAGTGGTAAAAATCAGCGGAATGCCGACACCGCAGCTTGATCAATTCGATGATAAGCTGGCATTTGTTCTTTATTTTGAGAATGAAGATGATGCAAACAGAAGCCTGCTTGACTCGAATCTGCTTAACGATATTAAAAAGGATAAGCTATTTGACCATAACCTGCTGCTTGAAACACTGAAATATAACAACAGAGGGGAATGGGAACTTTTAAAAGAAGAATCATACGAAAAGCTATTTGACGAGATGGCTGAAAAAGGCATATTGAAAATTTCAGTTGTCATTGCCGGTCAGGGTCCGGTAGCATTTGGAATGCCGGAAATGTTTACACCTATGCAGCATATTAATGCCAACCGGGTCATGAAAAAGGTCGCAACCATTATCAGTGACGGGCGCTATTCCGGCGTTACATACGGTGCTGCAATTGGACATATGACACCGGAAGGATATGAGGGCGGCGGCATTGGCTTCCTTCAGACAGGTGATGTTGTACATCTTCAGCTTCGGGGACGGCGCATTGATTTTGTAGACAAAACCCAGCTTTTCGCAGGGAAGGTTGTCCATGCCTTTACTGACAGCTTAAAAGCAGATCGCCAATCTCTTGTGGAGGAGAGAAAGCAGCGAATGAAGGCACGCCAGAAGCTGGTTGCAGCAAGCAATCGCATGTATGGCCATACGGATGCTGCAAACGGAGTGGTTCCGCTGGCCGTAGCCGAGGATGCAGTTCTGGATTATGAGACAGATGTTTTGCTTCAAGAAGCAGGCACTGTTGCAAATTAA
- a CDS encoding TRAP transporter large permease yields the protein MIGVFLGSLFGSLTLGVPIAFALLASAVMLMFAMGTFDSQIVAQNLINGANNFSLMAIPFFVLAGELMNAGGISKRIVDFSMALVGHIRGGLGFVAIIASILFAGLSGSAVADTAALGAILIPMMIAKGYNVNTSTGIICASGIIAPVIPPSIPMILFGVTAGVSITDLFMGGIIPGIMMGVGLMIGWFFMSRKDTSELPPRKSAKEIWKAIQDASFALMLPVIIIGGLRGGVFTPTEAAVVAAFYALFVGLFIYRELKLEELYRVLIASAKTTSVVMFVAAAAMVSAWLITVANVPAEIAGYMGSLVESPLILMMVIMIFLLLIGLVMDLTPAILIFTPVLLPLVKMAGIDPVYFGIVMVINLCIGLITPPVGTVLYVGCGISKISLVELTKGIWPFLVVHVIVLLLLILFPEIITVPLAWLN from the coding sequence ATGATTGGAGTATTTTTAGGGTCGCTGTTTGGGTCACTGACATTAGGGGTGCCAATTGCATTTGCCCTGCTTGCCAGCGCGGTTATGCTGATGTTTGCCATGGGAACGTTTGATAGCCAGATCGTTGCCCAGAACCTGATCAATGGAGCTAACAACTTTTCATTAATGGCTATCCCGTTTTTTGTTTTAGCTGGAGAACTGATGAATGCAGGAGGAATCTCCAAGCGCATCGTAGACTTTTCCATGGCGCTGGTAGGGCACATTCGTGGCGGCCTTGGTTTTGTAGCCATTATTGCCAGTATTCTTTTTGCAGGGTTATCGGGTTCCGCTGTTGCAGATACAGCAGCACTTGGGGCAATTTTAATTCCCATGATGATCGCAAAAGGTTATAACGTAAACACCTCAACAGGCATCATCTGTGCATCAGGTATTATAGCTCCTGTTATACCGCCAAGCATTCCCATGATTTTATTTGGGGTAACCGCGGGTGTATCCATCACAGATTTATTCATGGGCGGCATCATTCCCGGAATAATGATGGGAGTCGGGCTCATGATTGGCTGGTTCTTTATGTCACGGAAGGATACAAGTGAGCTTCCCCCGCGAAAATCAGCCAAAGAAATTTGGAAAGCGATTCAGGATGCCAGTTTTGCTTTAATGCTTCCAGTCATCATTATTGGCGGTCTGCGGGGCGGCGTTTTTACCCCTACTGAAGCTGCCGTTGTAGCTGCATTTTATGCCTTGTTTGTTGGCTTATTCATTTACCGTGAGCTGAAGCTGGAAGAGCTGTATCGGGTTTTAATTGCTTCAGCAAAAACAACGAGTGTTGTGATGTTTGTGGCCGCTGCTGCCATGGTATCAGCCTGGCTTATTACGGTCGCAAATGTTCCTGCAGAGATTGCGGGCTACATGGGATCATTAGTTGAAAGTCCTCTGATCTTAATGATGGTCATAATGATTTTCCTGCTGCTGATTGGCCTTGTGATGGATCTGACACCGGCTATTCTTATTTTCACACCAGTGCTGCTGCCGCTTGTTAAGATGGCCGGAATCGATCCAGTCTACTTCGGAATTGTCATGGTTATCAATCTATGTATTGGATTGATTACACCTCCGGTGGGCACTGTTTTATATGTTGGCTGCGGAATCAGCAAAATCAGCCTGGTTGAGTTGACGAAAGGAATTTGGCCATTCCTGGTTGTTCATGTCATTGTGCTTCTTCTATTGATCCTATTCCCAGAAATTATTACAGTGCCGCTTGCATGGCTGAATTAA
- a CDS encoding TRAP transporter substrate-binding protein: protein MKNKKLFGLAATALASFLILTGCGGEEAGGGDGGGKKKVIKVAHYFAEDHPQNVALKEKFKTIVEEETNGELEVQLYPNSTLGAEKEFYDGVRNGTIEMGIPGLIMQADIPKMAAPEWPFLFKDFDHAKKVLNGPIGDELTEDLESEHGVKPLAWSANGFRMISSNKTIDSLEDLDGLRLRMPNIPNYIELGKLLGANVTPLPISEVFTAMEQKVVDGQDNPIATVRASGWYEVQSDILESKHMFSPNLYIINSNFWNGLTEEQQKIIEKASKEAADYEFDLLEKSYEEDKKFLEDNGLKFTAPSEEFSAEMEEAAQPLYEDIYSEFDWAKDLADRIRAEAE from the coding sequence ATGAAAAACAAGAAGTTATTTGGATTGGCAGCCACTGCGCTTGCAAGCTTCCTAATCCTCACCGGCTGCGGCGGGGAGGAAGCAGGAGGCGGAGATGGAGGGGGAAAGAAAAAGGTAATCAAGGTAGCCCATTACTTTGCTGAGGACCATCCCCAAAACGTGGCATTGAAAGAAAAGTTTAAAACAATAGTAGAAGAAGAAACGAACGGCGAGCTGGAAGTTCAGCTTTACCCGAACAGTACATTGGGTGCCGAGAAAGAATTCTATGATGGTGTCCGAAACGGGACAATCGAAATGGGAATTCCGGGTTTGATCATGCAGGCTGACATTCCGAAAATGGCCGCCCCGGAATGGCCATTCTTATTTAAAGATTTTGACCATGCAAAAAAGGTATTGAATGGGCCGATTGGCGATGAATTGACAGAAGACCTTGAATCTGAACATGGTGTAAAGCCCCTTGCCTGGAGTGCAAATGGATTTAGGATGATTTCCTCAAACAAAACGATTGATAGTTTAGAAGATCTTGATGGACTCCGCCTGAGAATGCCGAATATACCAAACTATATTGAGCTGGGAAAATTACTTGGCGCTAATGTGACTCCTCTTCCAATCTCTGAAGTATTCACAGCGATGGAGCAAAAAGTAGTTGATGGCCAGGACAACCCAATTGCTACAGTTAGGGCATCCGGCTGGTATGAGGTACAAAGCGATATTTTGGAATCAAAGCATATGTTCAGCCCTAACTTATATATTATCAACAGTAATTTTTGGAACGGTTTGACGGAAGAGCAGCAGAAAATTATTGAAAAGGCTTCAAAAGAAGCTGCAGATTATGAATTTGACCTCCTTGAGAAGAGCTATGAAGAAGATAAGAAATTTCTCGAAGACAATGGCTTAAAGTTTACAGCTCCTTCAGAAGAGTTTTCAGCTGAGATGGAAGAAGCAGCACAGCCTTTGTATGAAGACATTTACAGTGAATTTGATTGGGCGAAGGATTTAGCTGATCGCATCCGTGCGGAAGCAGAGTAG
- a CDS encoding lactate racemase domain-containing protein, translated as MDIIKEILKDIPIPRMVKVRQNFHAPQLEDVADAVRKTLNDTNVLARINQGDSVAIAVGSRGLADLPVLVRETVREIKRVGGQPFIVPAMGSHGGATSEGQIDVLHQLGVTEGAVEAPIKSSMEVVKIGELPNGLPVYIDRNAYEADKIVVINRIKPHTAFRGPVESGLMKMITIGLGKQKGAEAAHAFSFKYMAEHVPEMAKISLSEAPIIFGLASLENAYDKIAKVVAVPSEDLETVEPELLKEAKSLMPKIHFDEFDVLIVDELGKDISGDGMDPNITGNFATPYATGGPDIKRTVVLGLTEKTHGNANGIGMADMTTKAAVDGIIWEKGYANALTSTVIEVIKLPMVLETKELAVKAAIKTCNAFDLNKVKAVRIKNTLDIGEIWISESLIEEAKQNSNLEIISDLQELVLD; from the coding sequence ATGGACATTATTAAAGAAATCTTAAAGGATATTCCTATTCCCAGAATGGTAAAAGTAAGACAGAATTTCCACGCACCCCAGCTGGAAGATGTGGCGGATGCGGTACGGAAAACCCTGAATGACACCAATGTGCTGGCAAGAATTAATCAAGGAGATTCCGTGGCGATTGCGGTTGGAAGCAGGGGACTGGCAGATTTGCCTGTTCTGGTTCGTGAAACGGTCAGAGAAATTAAACGTGTCGGAGGGCAGCCGTTTATCGTACCTGCAATGGGAAGCCATGGCGGTGCTACCTCGGAAGGCCAGATTGATGTGCTTCACCAATTGGGTGTAACGGAAGGTGCTGTTGAGGCACCGATTAAATCCTCCATGGAAGTTGTCAAGATTGGCGAGCTTCCAAATGGGCTTCCGGTCTATATTGACCGAAACGCCTATGAAGCTGACAAGATTGTTGTCATTAACAGGATCAAACCTCATACAGCATTCCGCGGACCGGTTGAAAGCGGCCTTATGAAAATGATTACCATCGGGCTCGGAAAACAAAAAGGGGCGGAAGCCGCTCATGCCTTTAGTTTTAAATATATGGCAGAGCATGTGCCGGAAATGGCCAAAATTTCATTATCAGAAGCTCCAATCATTTTCGGCCTTGCCTCTCTCGAAAATGCTTATGACAAGATTGCAAAGGTTGTTGCAGTTCCGTCAGAAGACCTGGAGACAGTGGAGCCGGAACTTCTGAAAGAGGCCAAATCTTTAATGCCCAAAATTCACTTTGATGAGTTTGATGTCCTGATTGTCGACGAGCTTGGAAAAGATATTTCAGGTGACGGGATGGACCCGAATATTACAGGGAATTTCGCTACGCCATATGCAACCGGCGGACCGGATATAAAAAGAACCGTGGTGCTGGGCTTAACCGAAAAAACGCATGGAAATGCGAATGGCATCGGCATGGCAGACATGACTACAAAAGCGGCCGTAGATGGAATTATATGGGAAAAAGGCTATGCAAATGCTCTGACCAGCACCGTCATCGAAGTCATAAAGCTTCCAATGGTGCTTGAAACAAAGGAGCTTGCTGTCAAGGCTGCGATTAAAACCTGCAATGCCTTTGACTTAAACAAGGTAAAAGCTGTTCGAATCAAGAATACATTAGACATCGGAGAAATCTGGATCTCAGAGAGTTTGATTGAGGAAGCGAAACAAAACAGCAATTTGGAAATTATTTCCGATCTCCAGGAATTGGTGCTCGATTAA
- a CDS encoding TRAP transporter small permease, producing MFSKINSFSTKLLNIAIAFSLAAMSLSVFGNVVLRYVFNSGLTWSEEMSRYFFVWMVFLGAIAALKDRMHLGVDIVVNALPKGLQKVAFLISNAIVLYLLWLILEGSWKMTLLNMNSTGPATGMPLSFLYGIGVLSSIWMMIIIIASLFKAIRGKSDNLTIVQSPDDVLAEVNTDQEEKIIAK from the coding sequence GTGTTTAGCAAAATTAACTCTTTTTCTACCAAACTATTAAACATTGCGATTGCCTTTTCACTGGCAGCCATGTCCCTCTCCGTCTTTGGAAATGTTGTTTTGAGATATGTATTCAATTCAGGTCTTACCTGGTCTGAAGAAATGTCCCGCTACTTTTTTGTCTGGATGGTCTTTCTGGGGGCCATTGCTGCATTGAAGGATAGAATGCACCTTGGCGTGGACATCGTTGTCAATGCCTTGCCAAAGGGACTCCAAAAAGTTGCCTTTCTGATCAGTAATGCAATAGTCCTTTACCTGCTATGGCTGATCTTGGAGGGAAGCTGGAAAATGACTCTTCTCAATATGAACAGTACCGGTCCGGCGACAGGCATGCCCCTTTCCTTTTTATATGGGATAGGTGTTCTGTCCAGCATTTGGATGATGATTATCATAATAGCAAGCCTCTTTAAGGCTATCCGGGGAAAATCTGATAACCTGACGATCGTTCAATCCCCTGATGATGTCTTAGCAGAAGTTAACACTGACCAGGAAGAGAAAATCATTGCAAAATAA
- a CDS encoding IclR family transcriptional regulator, with translation MPIIQSVERALKIMDLFDERERELSITEISKRMNLHKSTVHSLLKTLQEQRYISQNEENGKYRLGLKLFERGNMVLSNLDLRKVARKHLERLSAMTNLTVHLVILDGQEGVYIDKVEGSGVTVLYSRIGRRVPVHTSAVGKSLISTKTDAELDQFLENYQYTRQTPKSISSKEELLSEIAHVRTAGYSVDNEENEPGIVCYAVPIKDYSGEVIAGISMSMPAAKVTDEVREHHVGLLKECSTSISQDLGYEYQKI, from the coding sequence ATGCCTATTATCCAATCAGTGGAACGTGCATTAAAAATTATGGATTTATTTGACGAGCGGGAAAGAGAATTATCCATTACAGAAATCAGCAAAAGAATGAATCTGCATAAAAGCACGGTTCATTCTCTGCTGAAGACTTTGCAGGAACAGAGATACATCTCCCAAAATGAGGAAAATGGAAAGTATCGTCTGGGGCTTAAGCTTTTCGAAAGGGGCAATATGGTCCTGAGTAATCTTGATTTGCGGAAAGTTGCCAGAAAGCATCTTGAAAGGCTATCCGCCATGACGAACTTAACGGTCCACCTGGTCATTCTCGATGGACAGGAAGGTGTTTATATCGATAAGGTTGAAGGAAGCGGAGTTACGGTTCTATACTCCCGCATCGGACGCCGGGTTCCCGTTCATACAAGTGCGGTAGGCAAATCGCTCATTTCGACGAAAACAGATGCCGAACTGGATCAGTTTCTTGAAAACTATCAGTACACAAGACAAACACCAAAATCAATCTCATCGAAAGAAGAACTACTCTCGGAGATCGCTCATGTCCGCACGGCTGGCTATTCAGTGGATAATGAAGAAAACGAACCGGGCATTGTCTGTTATGCTGTTCCGATTAAAGACTATTCCGGTGAGGTAATAGCAGGGATAAGCATGTCCATGCCTGCTGCTAAAGTAACGGATGAAGTCCGTGAACACCACGTGGGACTCCTGAAAGAGTGCAGCACCAGCATATCGCAGGACCTCGGGTATGAGTACCAAAAAATTTAG
- a CDS encoding TRAP transporter small permease produces the protein MLKVLRWLDENFEKYILFVLSSIMVSVIFIQVFMRYVMSNSLSWSEELARYCFIWLIYIGISYAVKHHRHIKVDAALILFKDKTKIYFSLISNILFLVFCVYVVFYGYGIASQLLMFGQTTPALQIPTGVVYLAPPVGMGLAGIRLIQNIIGNIISIKNFDKTHELPKDAEQNINVI, from the coding sequence TTGCTAAAAGTACTAAGATGGCTGGACGAAAACTTTGAAAAATACATACTATTCGTTTTATCGTCGATTATGGTTTCTGTCATTTTTATACAGGTGTTTATGCGCTATGTGATGTCAAATTCCCTGTCATGGTCTGAAGAGCTTGCGCGGTACTGCTTCATCTGGCTTATCTATATCGGTATCAGCTATGCTGTTAAGCATCATCGCCATATCAAAGTGGATGCCGCACTCATTCTTTTTAAAGATAAAACGAAAATTTATTTTTCACTCATCTCTAATATCCTCTTTTTAGTATTCTGCGTATATGTAGTGTTCTATGGCTACGGTATTGCATCCCAGCTCTTGATGTTTGGCCAGACAACACCTGCACTTCAAATTCCGACAGGCGTTGTATATCTTGCTCCACCGGTTGGCATGGGACTTGCGGGCATCCGATTGATTCAAAATATCATAGGCAATATTATATCGATTAAAAACTTTGATAAAACTCATGAACTGCCTAAAGATGCTGAACAAAATATAAATGTGATCTAG